A single region of the Neisseriaceae bacterium genome encodes:
- the mutS gene encoding DNA mismatch repair protein MutS, protein MQNNKITPMMAQYLEIKKTCSDKLLFYRMGDFYELFLDDAVQAASILDITLTSRGKIGDEPVQMAGVPYHAAEQYLARLIKAGKSVAICEQVGMVGQGKGLVERKIVKIVTPGTLTDEALLSETETNRIVAIVYGKKEYGLAWLSLESGEFKSKQIPHHLLEDELERLQVSEILLEDTRRVAIPINWQDQVTYVNEWHFESDSAFNVLIHFFETQDLLGFGLNKSEHPLAISAAGALIYYIKLTQQQVPKHLDALSLEKEEQYIGLDSTTRRNLELTYTLSGKKAPTLFSVLNQCATHMGSRLLKQWIHHPLTAHAHIEARQKAVAELIELNPINLYSKLKQVVDIERIIARIALASVRPRDLSALRDSLRILEKLVINNELKSGLLQVLQQVFPQGKEMADLLEKAILPEPSVWIKDGNVINTGFDVELDEMRELQSHVDHILLQMQDRERQKTSLSTLKIEFNRVHGFYIELSKKEAINAPVDYVRKQTLKNVERFITPELKSLEEKVLNSQQLVLEREKYLYNDLVSQLQKFISLLQTIARSVASLDVLLSFSQKAIQNNYICPKLVDYPILDIQLGRHPVVSELVEHYVNNDCVLDNKQKIMLITGPNMGGKSTYMRQNALIVLMAHIGSFVPAKKVILGSIDKIFTRIGASDDIASNRSTFMVEMSETAYILNHATESSLVLMDEVGRGTSNLDGSVIAQSVLNYLSTVNKSFTLFATHYFELTEMAAHFSIIFNKHLSAVEEKKHIVFLHRLEAGPAMKSYGVAVAKLAGLPKKVIQYAEKLLSLRESETLQQQPQMDLFQVMQVTDDKKDEYKVLYEALIEQIQNLTPDDMSPKEALDAIYHLVRSTQY, encoded by the coding sequence ATGCAGAATAATAAAATAACGCCCATGATGGCACAATATTTAGAAATTAAAAAAACTTGTTCGGATAAATTACTTTTTTATCGCATGGGCGATTTTTATGAGTTATTTTTAGATGATGCAGTTCAAGCCGCCAGTATATTAGATATTACGTTGACCTCCCGTGGTAAAATTGGTGATGAGCCAGTTCAAATGGCTGGGGTTCCCTATCATGCTGCTGAACAGTATTTAGCTCGCTTGATTAAAGCAGGAAAGAGTGTTGCCATTTGTGAACAAGTGGGAATGGTTGGTCAAGGTAAAGGGCTTGTAGAACGTAAAATTGTTAAAATTGTAACACCAGGAACCTTAACTGATGAAGCATTACTTTCTGAAACTGAAACTAACCGTATTGTTGCTATTGTCTATGGCAAAAAAGAATACGGTTTGGCATGGTTGTCTTTGGAAAGTGGGGAGTTTAAATCAAAACAAATCCCTCATCATCTTTTAGAAGATGAATTAGAACGACTTCAAGTATCAGAGATCTTATTAGAGGACACCAGAAGAGTAGCTATTCCTATTAACTGGCAAGACCAAGTGACCTATGTTAATGAATGGCATTTTGAAAGTGATTCCGCTTTTAATGTATTAATCCATTTCTTTGAAACACAAGATTTACTAGGTTTTGGACTAAATAAGAGTGAACATCCTTTAGCCATCTCAGCAGCAGGTGCATTAATTTACTATATAAAATTAACTCAGCAACAAGTTCCTAAACATTTAGATGCACTTAGCTTGGAAAAAGAGGAACAGTATATCGGCCTAGACAGTACAACCAGAAGAAATTTAGAGTTAACTTATACACTATCTGGAAAAAAAGCACCTACTTTATTTTCTGTACTTAATCAATGTGCTACTCATATGGGAAGCCGTTTATTGAAACAATGGATACATCACCCTTTAACTGCTCATGCACATATTGAAGCACGTCAAAAAGCGGTAGCAGAGTTAATCGAATTAAACCCTATAAATCTATACTCTAAGTTAAAACAAGTTGTTGATATAGAAAGGATTATTGCTAGAATTGCCTTAGCTAGTGTGAGACCTAGGGATTTATCTGCGTTAAGGGATAGTTTACGGATATTAGAAAAATTAGTTATTAATAATGAGTTGAAAAGTGGATTATTACAGGTCTTGCAACAGGTATTCCCTCAAGGTAAAGAAATGGCAGATTTATTAGAAAAAGCCATTTTACCAGAACCTTCTGTATGGATAAAGGATGGTAATGTCATTAATACAGGGTTTGATGTAGAGTTGGATGAAATGAGAGAATTGCAATCTCATGTGGATCATATTTTACTTCAAATGCAAGATAGAGAAAGGCAAAAAACTAGCTTATCTACTTTAAAAATTGAGTTTAATCGTGTCCATGGTTTTTATATTGAGTTAAGTAAAAAAGAAGCTATTAATGCTCCTGTTGACTATGTTAGAAAACAAACTTTAAAAAATGTAGAACGATTTATCACACCTGAGTTAAAGTCTCTAGAAGAGAAAGTGTTGAATTCCCAACAATTAGTTCTTGAACGAGAAAAATACTTATATAATGATCTGGTTAGTCAGTTGCAAAAATTTATTAGTTTGTTACAAACTATTGCTCGTTCAGTTGCCAGTTTAGATGTCTTATTATCATTTAGTCAAAAAGCTATACAAAATAATTATATCTGCCCAAAATTAGTGGATTATCCCATACTTGACATTCAACTAGGTAGACACCCAGTTGTATCAGAACTAGTGGAACATTATGTTAACAATGATTGTGTACTGGATAATAAACAAAAGATAATGCTAATCACTGGTCCTAATATGGGTGGTAAATCGACTTATATGCGACAAAATGCTTTGATTGTATTGATGGCTCACATAGGATCGTTTGTACCAGCCAAGAAAGTAATATTAGGCTCAATCGATAAAATATTTACTCGTATTGGTGCCTCGGATGATATTGCGAGTAACCGTTCTACTTTTATGGTGGAAATGTCTGAAACTGCTTATATTCTTAATCATGCTACAGAATCTTCTTTAGTTTTGATGGATGAAGTTGGACGTGGAACTTCTAATTTGGATGGTTCTGTGATTGCACAATCTGTTTTAAATTATCTTAGTACGGTTAATAAGAGTTTTACTTTATTTGCAACACATTATTTTGAGTTAACCGAGATGGCAGCTCATTTTTCCATTATTTTTAATAAGCATTTATCAGCAGTAGAAGAAAAAAAACATATTGTTTTTTTACATCGTTTAGAAGCAGGACCTGCTATGAAAAGTTATGGGGTTGCTGTGGCAAAATTGGCAGGATTACCTAAAAAAGTTATACAATATGCTGAAAAATTACTGTCTCTAAGGGAGTCAGAGACTTTACAACAGCAACCACAAATGGATTTATTTCAAGTTATGCAAGTGACTGACGATAAAAAGGATGAGTACAAAGTTTTGTATGAGGCATTGATCGAGCAAATACAAAATCTAACACCAGATGATATGAGTCCTAAGGAAGCACTAGACGCCATTTATCATCTAGTACGATCTACTCAATATTAA
- a CDS encoding nicotinamide-nucleotide amidohydrolase family protein: MNRSLLEKLSNLLITKNLIICTAESCTGGLLANYLTDLSGSSQWFELGFITYSNKAKSNILGVCTETLTQYGSVSQETVVEMAKGALLKSSADISISISGVAGPTGTDSQYPIGSVWFAVTSKNTIKTYLKHFTGNRKEVREKATQYAIEILIKFIHSYPTY, encoded by the coding sequence ATGAACCGTTCTCTGTTAGAAAAATTAAGTAACTTATTAATTACTAAAAATCTAATCATCTGCACTGCAGAATCTTGCACAGGTGGCTTATTAGCAAACTATCTAACTGATTTATCAGGAAGTTCCCAATGGTTTGAACTGGGTTTCATTACTTATTCCAATAAGGCTAAAAGCAATATATTAGGTGTTTGCACAGAAACGCTGACACAATATGGATCAGTAAGTCAAGAAACTGTAGTAGAAATGGCGAAAGGTGCTTTATTAAAATCATCCGCTGATATCTCAATTAGTATTTCAGGTGTTGCAGGTCCTACCGGAACAGACTCTCAATATCCAATTGGTTCTGTGTGGTTTGCTGTGACTTCTAAAAATACAATCAAAACTTATTTAAAACATTTTACTGGCAACAGGAAGGAGGTAAGAGAAAAAGCGACTCAATATGCTATTGAAATCCTAATTAAATTTATCCATTCATATCCCACCTACTAA
- the murA gene encoding UDP-N-acetylglucosamine 1-carboxyvinyltransferase, with the protein MAKLKIVGNGPLNGEIRISGAKNATLPIMCAGLLTDDTLALSNVPMLKDVKTTIEVLEKMGADIESNHQDKVNICCASIHDLAVSYDLVKTMRASILILGPTLAKFGECQISLPGGCTIGSRPVDQHIKGLVAMGAEVNVEHGYIKAKAKRLEGAHIIMDMVTVTGTENLLMAATLAKGVTILENAAKEPEVVDLANCLVSMGARIEGIGTGVLKIHGVDKLHGAEHSILPDRIETGTFLCAVAMTQGKVILNNAHPKSMQIILDKLLESGALIETGKDWILIEMRKRPKPVNIRTLPYPGFPTDMQAQFMAMNVIAEGTGKIVETIFENRFMHVPELNRMGACIEVDGNTAFIKGVEQLSGAKVMATDLRASASLVVAGLVADGTTYIERIYHLDRGYEKIEEKLGNVGANIQRILS; encoded by the coding sequence ATGGCTAAATTAAAGATTGTGGGTAATGGCCCTTTAAATGGAGAAATAAGAATTTCAGGTGCAAAAAATGCAACCCTACCCATTATGTGTGCGGGATTATTAACGGATGATACTTTGGCATTAAGTAATGTTCCTATGTTAAAAGATGTTAAAACAACCATTGAAGTTTTGGAAAAAATGGGAGCAGATATAGAAAGTAATCATCAGGATAAGGTGAATATATGTTGTGCTTCTATCCATGATTTGGCTGTATCGTATGATTTAGTCAAAACCATGAGAGCATCTATTTTAATTTTAGGACCGACATTGGCAAAATTTGGAGAGTGTCAAATTAGTTTACCAGGTGGTTGTACTATAGGTTCTCGCCCAGTCGATCAACATATTAAAGGCTTAGTTGCCATGGGGGCTGAAGTTAACGTAGAGCATGGATATATTAAGGCTAAAGCAAAGCGCTTAGAGGGAGCCCATATTATTATGGATATGGTTACTGTTACAGGAACTGAAAATTTGTTGATGGCAGCTACTTTGGCAAAAGGTGTGACCATTTTAGAAAATGCAGCAAAAGAACCAGAAGTAGTTGATTTGGCTAATTGTTTAGTTTCTATGGGTGCTAGGATTGAAGGTATTGGTACAGGGGTATTAAAAATCCATGGTGTAGATAAATTACATGGTGCAGAGCACAGTATTTTACCTGATCGTATTGAGACAGGAACTTTTTTATGTGCTGTAGCAATGACTCAAGGTAAAGTTATCCTTAACAATGCACACCCAAAAAGTATGCAAATTATTTTGGATAAATTATTAGAATCTGGTGCACTTATTGAGACGGGTAAGGATTGGATTTTAATCGAGATGAGGAAAAGACCCAAACCTGTCAATATTAGGACTTTGCCTTATCCTGGATTTCCAACTGACATGCAAGCTCAGTTTATGGCCATGAATGTTATTGCTGAAGGTACTGGTAAGATTGTGGAGACAATTTTTGAAAATAGATTTATGCATGTACCTGAATTAAATAGAATGGGTGCTTGTATTGAAGTTGATGGTAACACTGCTTTTATCAAAGGGGTTGAACAACTCTCAGGTGCCAAGGTTATGGCAACTGATTTAAGAGCTTCTGCTAGTTTAGTTGTCGCAGGGTTGGTAGCTGATGGCACTACTTATATAGAGAGAATTTATCATTTAGATAGAGGATATGAAAAAATCGAGGAGAAATTAGGTAATGTAGGTGCTAATATCCAAAGAATTCTTTCTTAA
- a CDS encoding META domain-containing protein has protein sequence MKTYLIFLSCSLLFTACVTQKNDDFLDALALNPSSQMLTSTDWVIISGHSFNDNDIKTNLDSLLPNNGARAIVTFNNTGQISIRGGCNQLSGFWSLNDNVLKVSSLASTKMACEASLMDLDQAVQTLFSNKTITARVPNGLDNSLIRMQTNDNIYYVMQSINNIEKNNKSYAGKYFSDEVFQEYEWKLTSALDHENNILLTNTPLQITTFSQEGQNMIVKSNCGKAIFNMNLVKNNLSIGNIISGADTCSKIDNALTNKHFYIKGEMIGKNPEIKFIGSNGDIISLKGSKKKN, from the coding sequence ATGAAAACATATTTAATATTTCTTTCTTGTTCACTGCTTTTCACAGCTTGTGTGACTCAAAAAAATGATGATTTTTTGGATGCATTAGCTTTAAATCCTTCTTCTCAAATGTTAACCTCGACTGACTGGGTAATTATCTCTGGCCATTCCTTCAATGATAATGACATTAAAACTAACCTAGATAGCTTATTACCCAACAATGGTGCTAGAGCAATTGTCACTTTCAATAATACAGGACAGATAAGTATTCGTGGTGGTTGTAATCAATTAAGCGGATTTTGGTCACTCAATGATAATGTGTTAAAAGTATCTTCATTAGCCTCTACCAAAATGGCTTGTGAGGCTTCATTGATGGATTTGGATCAAGCAGTGCAAACATTATTTTCCAATAAAACTATTACCGCTCGTGTCCCCAATGGACTTGATAATTCTTTAATTAGAATGCAAACTAATGACAATATTTATTATGTAATGCAGTCAATTAATAATATTGAAAAAAATAATAAATCTTATGCAGGTAAATATTTTTCAGATGAGGTATTCCAAGAGTACGAATGGAAACTAACCAGTGCATTAGATCATGAAAATAATATACTTTTAACAAATACACCACTTCAAATTACGACTTTTAGCCAAGAAGGGCAGAATATGATTGTCAAGTCCAATTGTGGGAAAGCTATTTTTAATATGAATTTAGTTAAAAATAATTTGAGCATTGGTAATATTATTTCTGGTGCAGATACATGTAGTAAAATCGATAATGCCTTAACCAATAAGCATTTCTATATCAAAGGTGAAATGATAGGTAAGAATCCAGAAATTAAATTCATTGGTTCAAATGGTGATATTATTTCCCTCAAAGGTAGTAAGAAAAAGAACTGA
- a CDS encoding glucose-6-phosphate isomerase: MTFINQTAIWAQLHQHQRATHYLHMRDLFTQDPDRFNKMHQQLNGLLFDYSKNRITEDTIKLLIELAQTAKIREWIDKMRTGKSINLSENRPVLHTALRQPKTANIYVAGENIIPKVHEELEKALNLAEQIRQQKYLGFSGHPITSIVNIGIGGSDLGPRMLYVALKPYHHEKITVHYVSNVDAAHLGETLKNLDPKSTLFIIASKSFTTPETLLNAMTAKKWFLENSQNENISTHFLAITSNKQAALNYGIAEENIFGMFDWVGGRYSSWSSISLSVMCAIGRDNFLEFLEGGRNMDEHFFSSPYSENIPILMGLIGVWYNTFYQSSSHAIIPYDHSLRRFPTHIQQLDMESNGKRTGRNGEYLDFDTGAVIWGEEGVNCQHAFFQLLHQGTRLICSDFIVTANSFYPEQNNQHQVLVSNALAQTRALMQGKTEAKVYQELNYLSGIERDKLAPQKFFPGNQPSNTIFLERLTPFNLGMLLALYEHKVFVQGIIWGINSFDQWGVEYGKVLAKNIEPLLSNNESAQYDSSTNHLIDYFRKHNKPHEPFSVRKIK; this comes from the coding sequence ATGACTTTTATTAATCAAACTGCTATTTGGGCACAATTACACCAACACCAACGTGCGACTCATTACCTACACATGCGTGATTTGTTTACGCAAGATCCAGATCGTTTCAATAAAATGCACCAACAGTTAAATGGATTATTATTTGATTATAGTAAGAATCGTATTACAGAAGACACAATCAAACTATTAATTGAACTGGCACAAACAGCTAAAATCAGGGAATGGATTGATAAAATGAGAACAGGAAAAAGTATCAATCTTAGTGAGAATAGACCTGTATTACATACTGCTTTAAGACAACCCAAAACAGCAAATATCTATGTTGCTGGTGAAAATATTATTCCCAAAGTTCATGAGGAGCTAGAAAAAGCACTCAATCTAGCAGAACAAATTCGTCAACAAAAATATTTAGGTTTTTCCGGACACCCTATTACCAGTATCGTGAACATTGGCATAGGAGGCTCGGATTTAGGTCCAAGAATGCTTTATGTTGCTTTGAAGCCATACCATCATGAAAAAATTACCGTGCATTATGTTTCCAATGTAGATGCAGCACATTTAGGTGAAACTTTAAAAAACCTAGATCCTAAAAGTACCTTGTTTATTATTGCCAGTAAATCATTTACCACCCCTGAAACCTTGTTGAATGCTATGACAGCTAAAAAATGGTTCTTAGAGAATTCACAAAACGAAAATATCAGTACTCATTTTCTAGCCATTACCAGCAATAAACAAGCCGCTTTAAATTATGGGATTGCCGAAGAAAATATTTTTGGTATGTTTGACTGGGTAGGTGGTCGATATTCTTCTTGGTCTTCTATCAGCCTTTCAGTTATGTGTGCTATTGGTCGAGATAACTTTTTAGAGTTTCTTGAAGGAGGGAGAAATATGGACGAGCATTTTTTCTCTAGTCCTTACTCTGAAAATATTCCTATTTTGATGGGATTAATTGGTGTTTGGTATAACACTTTCTACCAAAGCAGTAGTCATGCCATTATTCCCTATGATCATAGTTTAAGACGCTTTCCTACTCATATTCAACAACTCGATATGGAAAGCAATGGTAAGAGAACAGGCCGAAATGGCGAATATTTAGATTTTGATACAGGTGCTGTAATCTGGGGTGAAGAAGGTGTTAATTGTCAACATGCATTTTTCCAGTTACTTCATCAAGGCACTCGCTTGATTTGCTCCGATTTTATTGTAACAGCTAACAGCTTTTACCCTGAACAAAATAATCAACATCAAGTGCTAGTTTCGAATGCACTGGCTCAAACTAGAGCATTAATGCAAGGTAAAACTGAAGCTAAAGTTTATCAAGAGTTAAATTATTTATCAGGTATTGAACGAGACAAACTAGCACCACAAAAATTCTTTCCTGGTAATCAACCAAGTAATACAATTTTCCTAGAACGATTAACACCCTTCAACTTAGGCATGTTATTAGCCCTATATGAACATAAAGTATTTGTACAAGGTATCATCTGGGGTATTAATTCTTTTGACCAATGGGGTGTCGAGTATGGTAAAGTATTAGCAAAAAATATAGAACCCTTACTATCCAATAATGAATCAGCTCAATATGATTCCTCCACTAATCACTTAATTGATTACTTTAGAAAACACAATAAACCACATGAACCGTTCTCTGTTAGAAAAATTAAGTAA
- a CDS encoding AMP-binding protein, whose translation MERIWLKSYPKGVDSEVDVDSLGTIIDVFDRSVERFRHHKGFTSVNTVQTYGQTKEKVDLFSSFLQNELKIKKGDRIAVMLPNCLQYPIVVLGALQIGAVIVNVNPLYTAPELVHQLVDAEPTTIVIIENFAKTLEKALPEIPTLKNIILTSIGDQLHSFWGYLLNFVVRYIQKGVPSYKLPSNTIKFNDALKLGKKKSYIKVDIKNTDLAFLQYTGGTTGVAKGAMLTHRNICANMAQAQEWLKPYNFKLGGEIAMSPLPLYHIFSLTCNMMIFLNLGGQNILIANPMDTKMFIRQMRKYRISGLTAVNTLFNSLLSNPEFQKVDFSSWILCLGGGAAIQKDVADKWLKVTGLPIIEAYGLTEASPGVAVNPLMDTDDMKQKGWTGSVGLPLPGTDISLRDDNNNEVVLGESGELWIKGPQVMQGYWKQPEETAKVLKDGWLRTGDIATMDEDGYLRIVDRKKDLVVISGFNVYPNEVEDVVTLHPDIVECAVIGVPHPKTGEALKVFVVTSNPKLTGEEITKFCRQYLTGYKVPKIFEFRDQLPKSLVGKILRKELRDEELKRCNS comes from the coding sequence ATGGAAAGAATATGGTTAAAGAGTTATCCTAAGGGTGTTGATTCTGAAGTTGATGTAGATTCATTAGGGACGATTATTGATGTATTCGATCGATCAGTAGAAAGATTTAGACATCATAAAGGTTTTACAAGCGTTAATACCGTTCAAACTTATGGACAGACTAAGGAGAAAGTTGATTTATTCTCATCATTTTTACAAAACGAACTAAAAATAAAAAAAGGTGATCGGATAGCAGTTATGTTACCGAATTGCTTGCAGTATCCAATTGTAGTTTTAGGTGCGTTGCAAATTGGTGCAGTTATTGTGAATGTTAATCCTCTCTACACTGCACCTGAATTAGTACATCAGTTAGTAGATGCAGAACCAACAACAATTGTTATTATTGAAAATTTTGCTAAGACACTGGAAAAAGCATTACCAGAAATACCAACTCTTAAAAATATTATATTGACCTCTATTGGTGATCAGTTACATTCTTTTTGGGGATATCTATTGAATTTTGTTGTACGATATATACAAAAAGGGGTACCTTCTTATAAATTGCCCAGCAACACTATAAAGTTTAATGATGCATTGAAGTTAGGAAAGAAAAAGTCTTATATTAAGGTTGATATTAAAAATACGGATTTAGCTTTTTTACAATACACTGGCGGTACTACGGGTGTTGCTAAGGGAGCGATGTTAACACATCGTAATATTTGTGCAAATATGGCTCAAGCACAAGAATGGCTGAAACCTTATAATTTTAAATTGGGAGGAGAGATAGCGATGTCACCTCTTCCTCTTTATCATATTTTTTCTTTAACTTGTAATATGATGATTTTCTTGAATCTGGGTGGGCAAAATATTTTGATTGCTAATCCTATGGATACAAAGATGTTCATTCGACAGATGAGAAAATATAGAATTTCTGGTTTAACTGCAGTGAATACACTTTTCAATTCTTTACTGAGTAATCCAGAATTTCAAAAAGTAGATTTTTCTTCTTGGATTTTATGTCTTGGAGGAGGAGCAGCGATTCAAAAAGATGTTGCTGACAAGTGGTTAAAAGTGACTGGGTTACCCATTATTGAAGCTTATGGTCTAACAGAAGCTAGTCCTGGTGTGGCGGTCAATCCATTGATGGATACGGATGATATGAAACAAAAAGGATGGACTGGAAGTGTTGGCTTGCCATTACCAGGTACTGATATCTCTTTACGGGATGATAATAACAATGAGGTGGTATTAGGAGAATCAGGTGAATTATGGATTAAAGGACCTCAAGTGATGCAAGGTTACTGGAAACAACCAGAAGAAACAGCGAAAGTTCTAAAAGATGGCTGGTTAAGGACAGGCGATATTGCCACAATGGATGAGGATGGTTATTTACGTATTGTTGATAGAAAAAAGGATTTAGTTGTTATTTCAGGTTTCAACGTTTATCCTAACGAAGTAGAGGATGTTGTGACTTTACACCCAGATATTGTTGAATGTGCTGTCATTGGTGTGCCTCATCCTAAAACAGGTGAGGCATTGAAGGTATTTGTGGTTACCAGTAATCCTAAACTCACAGGAGAAGAAATAACTAAATTTTGTCGTCAATATTTAACGGGCTATAAAGTACCGAAAATTTTTGAATTTAGAGATCAACTTCCTAAATCATTAGTGGGTAAAATCTTGAGAAAAGAATTAAGGGATGAAGAGTTAAAGAGATGTAACTCGTAA
- a CDS encoding AMP-binding protein translates to MEKIWFKSYPKSIKREINVDDLGTIVDMFKRSAKQYANNPAYTSIRTTLTFAQAEELVDNFSSFLQNILKVEKGERIAIMMPNVLQYPIAVFGALQAGMVVVNINPLYTAPEVQAQLIDSEASTIVVLENFASTFEKIADTVPVKHVIVAKIGDLLHSFWGFVFNFAVKNIAKGVPSYKLSGHIAFKEAIALGKKTSFRPVDLRNTDLAFLQYTGGTTGIPKGAMLTHRNICANIAQASEWISLKLKPGSECIVTALPLYHIFSLTVNLMIFTSIGGHNILIVNPRDMKNFIKQLKNKKYNITAISCVNTLFNALVNQSEFKKIDFSSWKISLGGGAAVQKDVADKWNQITGLPIIEAYGLTEASPGVCVNPVTIEQYTGYVGLPIPSTDIQIRDKNGEQLGIGEVGDLWVRGPQVMLGYWNRPEETEKVLKDGWLDTGDIAYVNEEGFVKLVDRKKDMIIISGFNVYPNEVEDVLMMNPGILECSVIGVPSEKTGEALKVFIVKSDPNLTEEEVIQFARRSLTSYKIPKIIEFRDELPKSNIGKILRRVLHEEEMAKLKIRK, encoded by the coding sequence ATGGAAAAGATTTGGTTTAAAAGTTATCCTAAGTCTATTAAACGTGAAATTAATGTGGATGATTTAGGAACAATAGTAGATATGTTTAAGCGTTCTGCAAAACAATACGCAAATAATCCTGCTTATACAAGTATTAGGACGACACTAACCTTTGCTCAGGCAGAAGAATTAGTAGATAACTTTAGTTCATTTTTACAGAATATCTTGAAGGTTGAAAAAGGTGAACGTATTGCAATTATGATGCCAAATGTTTTGCAGTATCCTATAGCCGTATTTGGTGCATTGCAGGCTGGTATGGTTGTAGTAAATATAAATCCACTTTATACTGCTCCGGAAGTTCAGGCTCAACTAATAGATAGCGAAGCCTCAACTATCGTGGTATTAGAAAATTTTGCTTCTACATTTGAGAAAATAGCAGATACAGTTCCAGTTAAGCATGTTATTGTGGCTAAAATTGGTGATTTACTACATTCATTTTGGGGGTTTGTATTTAACTTTGCTGTTAAAAATATTGCTAAAGGGGTTCCGTCTTATAAATTATCGGGTCATATTGCATTTAAAGAAGCGATTGCACTAGGTAAAAAAACATCTTTTCGACCTGTTGATCTTAGAAATACGGATTTGGCTTTTTTACAATACACAGGAGGAACAACAGGTATTCCTAAAGGAGCTATGCTAACACACCGTAATATTTGTGCCAATATAGCTCAGGCTAGTGAATGGATATCTTTGAAGTTAAAACCGGGTAGCGAATGTATTGTTACAGCCCTTCCACTTTATCATATTTTTTCCCTGACAGTTAACTTAATGATTTTTACTAGTATCGGTGGACACAATATATTAATTGTGAACCCAAGAGATATGAAGAATTTTATTAAGCAGTTAAAAAACAAAAAATATAATATTACTGCCATTTCATGTGTGAATACTTTATTTAATGCTTTAGTGAATCAATCTGAGTTTAAGAAAATTGATTTTTCAAGTTGGAAAATATCTCTGGGTGGTGGTGCTGCTGTACAAAAAGATGTTGCTGATAAATGGAATCAAATCACCGGTTTACCGATCATTGAGGCCTATGGTTTGACAGAAGCTAGTCCTGGTGTATGTGTTAATCCTGTTACTATTGAACAATACACAGGTTACGTTGGTTTACCAATTCCTAGCACCGATATTCAAATTAGAGACAAAAATGGTGAGCAGTTAGGTATTGGAGAAGTTGGTGATCTTTGGGTCAGAGGGCCTCAAGTGATGCTGGGATATTGGAATCGACCGGAAGAAACGGAAAAAGTTTTGAAAGATGGCTGGTTGGATACTGGAGATATTGCTTACGTCAATGAAGAAGGATTTGTTAAACTAGTCGATCGTAAAAAAGATATGATTATCATATCTGGTTTTAATGTATATCCTAATGAGGTTGAAGATGTTTTAATGATGAATCCAGGGATATTAGAGTGTAGTGTGATAGGTGTTCCTAGTGAAAAGACGGGTGAAGCATTAAAGGTATTTATTGTTAAAAGTGATCCTAATTTAACTGAAGAAGAAGTTATACAATTTGCTAGACGGAGTCTGACAAGTTACAAGATCCCTAAAATTATTGAATTTAGGGATGAATTACCCAAATCTAATATTGGTAAAATTTTAAGAAGAGTTTTGCATGAAGAAGAGATGGCAAAACTTAAAATAAGAAAGTAA